One Palaemon carinicauda isolate YSFRI2023 chromosome 4, ASM3689809v2, whole genome shotgun sequence DNA segment encodes these proteins:
- the LOC137639005 gene encoding heat shock cognate 71 kDa protein-like, which produces MEDNNSPVIGIDLGTTYSCVAVFQNEKVEIIANDQGNRTTPSYVAFNDTERLIGEAAKNQCALNPKNTIFYVKRLMGRNYIDDCVQRVIKILPYEIIDEENKPKIQVEYKKEKKVLTPEEVSSMILSKMKKIAENYLGRNINKAVITVPAYFNDSQRQATKDAGTIAGLDVIRIINEPTAAAIAYGLNNDTKEQNVLIFDLGGGTFDVSILNISNDGIFEVKSTAGDTHLGGEDFDSILLDYFTREFNKKYKKDLSNNKRSLRRLRSACETAKRTLSSSTQATIEIDSLYEGIDFHTTITRAKFENLCGSLFKNTLVPVERALIDAKLDKSDIDEIVLVGGSTRIPKIQNLLQTFFNEKNLNKSINPDEAVAYGAAIQAAILSGDKSDKIKDLLLLDVTPLSLGIETAGNIMTTLIKRNATIPTSKFENFTTYSDNQECVNIKIYEGERTKTKDNNYLGEFQLNNIPQAPKGIPKIKVTFDIDANGILNVSATEESSGKSEKITITNDSGRLNKEEVDRMIKEAEMYAAQDRELRNDIEAKCKLESYCLEIQNNIINNNSSNIDIFKSKLESTLKWIDETPSAKQKDYENKLKEIKKDYEHILGGNESNLHNNQFHPTIEEVD; this is translated from the coding sequence ATGGAGGATAATAATTCTCCGGTTATTGGtattgacctgggaactacttattcgtgtgttgctgtttttcaaaatgaaaaagttgaaattattGCTAATGACCAAGGAAATAGAACCACTCCTTCTTATGTTGCATTCAATGACACCGAAAGACTTATTGGGGAAGCGGCAAAAAATCAATGTGCCTTGAATCCAAAAAATACCATTTTTTATGTAAAAAGGTTAATGGGCAGAAATTATATAGATGATTGCGTTCAACGAGTAATTAAAATCTTACCCTATGAAATTATTGACGAAGAGAATAAACCAAAAATACAAGtcgaatataaaaaagagaaaaaggtgttAACCCCAGAAGAAGTATCTTCTATGatattatcaaaaatgaaaaaaattgcagaaaattaTTTAGGACGAAATATAAATAAAGCTGTTATTACAGTTCCGGCTTATTTTAACGATTCTCAGCGACAGGCTACCAAAGATGCTGGGACCATCGCTGGACTTGATGTTATTCGAATAATTAATGAACCCACAGCCGCCGCCATCGCTTATggattaaataatgatacaaaagaacaaaacgttttaatatttgatttgggTGGGGGGACTTTTGATGTATCTATATTGAATATTAGTAATGATGGCATTTTTGAAGTTAAATCAACAGCAGGAGATACTCATCTTGGGGGAGAAGATTTTGATagtattttattagattattttacacgagaattcaacaaaaaatataaaaaagatttaagcaACAATAAAAGATCATTAAGGCGTCTTCGTTCTGCCTGTGAAACTGCTAAACGAACTTTATCTTCATCTACACAAGCGACAATCGAAATTGATTCGTTATATGAGGGAATTGATTTTCATACTACCATTACTCGcgctaaatttgaaaatttgtgtGGGAGTTTATTCAAAAACACTCTAGTGCCAGTTGAAAGGGCGTTAATCGATGCTAAGCTCGATAAGAGTGACATCGATGAAATTGTTTTGGTTGGAGGTTCTACGCGTATTCCAAAAATAcaaaacctccttcaaactttttttaatgaaaagaatttgaataagtCGATTAATCCAGATGAGGCTGTAGCCTATGGTGCTGCCATTCAAGCTGCCATTCTCAGTGGAGATAAATCTGATAAGATCAAAGATTTATTATTACTGGATGTGACTCCCCTTTCATTGGGTATTGAAACTGCCGGTAATATTATGACTACCTTGATTAAAAGAAACGCGACAATTCCTACTAGCAAATTTGAAAACTTCACTACGTATAGTGATAACCAAGAATGTGttaatatcaaaatatatgaaggagaaagaactaaaactaaagataataattatttggGGGAGTTTCAATTAAATAATATACCCCAGGCACCCAAGGGTATACCTAAAATTAAGGTTACATTTGATATTGATGCCAATGGGATATTAAATGTGTCAGCAACCGAAGAATCTTCCGGCAAATCAGAAAAAATTACTATAACTAATGACTCGGGAAGATTAAACAAAGAAGAGGTAGATCGAATGATCAAAGAAGCTGAAATGTATGCTGCTCAAGACCGGGAATTAAGAAACGATATAGAAGCTAAATGTAAATTAGAATCATAttgcttagaaatacaaaataatatcataaataataacagtagtaatatagatatatttaaatcaaaattagaaaGTACTCTCAAGTGGATTGATGAAACCCCCTCTGCTaaacaaaaagattatgaaaataaattaaaagaaataaaaaaggattatgaacatatacttgggggaaatgaatcaaatttacataataatcaatTCCACCCAACCATTGAAGAAGTTgactaa